In Ramlibacter sp., the sequence CGCGCGGTGTCAAAGCACAGGTCCTGCGGGCCTGGCAGGAAGCCGCCGCGGCTGCGGGTCCAGTTCATGGTGGTCTCAAAACGCGGGGCGAAGCCATCGGGCACCGCGCAGGCCCAGGCCTTGCGTGCCTGCCCCATCAACTGGGCATACGGGACCAGCACCACCGTGCGGGCGGGATGCGCGCCACGCCCGCGCAGCAGCTGCGCCACATGCCCCATCAGGGCGGCCAGCGAGCCCTGCGCCTGATGGTTTTGCGCTATCGCATCCATAGCACGCGGGGCCTCTTGCACGGCCTGTAGGGGGACTTGGTTTCTGTCACAATTCCCCCACTTTAGCTGTACCGCCAACTGACATCCAAGGAACCACCATGGCCAGCGACCTCATCAAACATATCTCCGACACCAGCTTCGAGGCCGATGTGCTGCAGGCCGGCAAACCCGTGCTGGTGGACTACTGGGCCGAGTGGTGCGGCCCCTGCAAGATGATCGCGCCCATCCTCGACGAAGTGGCCGGCACCTACGGTGACAAGCTGCAGATCGCCAAGATGAACGTGGACGAGAACCGCGACATCCCCGCCAAGTTCGGCATCCGCGGCATCCCCACGCTGATGCTGTTCAAGGATGGCCAGTTGGCCGCCACCAAGGTGGGCGCCATGAGCAAGGCGCAACTGACCGCGTTCATCGACCAGCAACTGGCCTGAACGCATTGCGACACAAAAAATGACGGGGCCCTCGCGGCCCCGTTTTCACGTGATTTTCCTGTCATAATTGTTCTCAGTTCACCAGCGCGCCCCGGGCGGCTGGTTCGAGTTCCAGGTCTGTGAGGCTCCTCTTGCCTCACATCCCCCCTCCCCCAAGACTTTCCCAGAACTCCCCCAAAGGGGTCACTCCATGCACTTAAACGAACTCAAGGCACTGCACGTGTCTGAAGTCCTCAAGCAGGCCGAAGAGCTTGAGATCGAAAACACCGGCCGCATGCGCAAGCAGGAGCTGATGTTCGCCATCATCAAGAAACGCGCCAAGGCCGGCGAACAGGTGTTTGCCGACGGCGTGCTCGAAATCCTGCCCGACGGCTTCGGCTTCCTGCGCAGCCCCGACACCAGCTACACGGCCAGCACCGACGACATCTACATCTCGCCCAGCCAGGTGCGCCGCTTCAACCTGCACACCGGCGACATGATCGAGGGCGAAGTGCGCATCCCCAAGGACGGCGAGCGCTATTTCGCGCTGACCAAGCTGGACATGGTCAACGGCGGGCCTCCGGAGCAGAACAAGCACAAGGTCATGTTCGAGAACCTGACCCCGCTGTTCCCCAAGGAGCAGATGAAGCTGGAGCGTGACAACTTCAAGGGCGAGGAAAACATCACCAGCCGAGTGATCGACATCATCGCTCCCATCGGCAAGGGCCAGCGTGCCCTGCTGGTGGCCCCGCCCAAGAGCGGCAAGACGGTGATGATGCAGCACATCGCCCACGCCATCGCGGCCAATTACCCCGACAGCTACATGATGGTTCTGCTGGTGGACGAGCGGCCCGAGGAAGTGACCGAAATGCAGCGCTCGGTCAAGGCCGAGGTGATTGCCTCCACCTTTGATGAGCCCGCCGCCCGCCACGTGCACGTGGCCGAAATGGTGATCGAGCGCGCCAAGCGCCTGGTCGAGCTGAAAAAAGACGTGGTGATCCTGCTGGACTCCATCACCCGCCTGGCCCGCGCCTACAACAACGTGGTGCCGTCGTCGGGCAAGGTGCTGACCGGCGGCGTGGACTCCAATGCCCTGCAGCGCCCCAAGCGCTTCCTGGGCGCGGCCCGCAACGTGGAAGAAGGCGGCTCGCTGACCATCATCGCCACCGCGCTGGTCGACACCGGCAGCCGCATGGACGAAGTGATCTTTGAAGAGTTCAAGGGCACGGGCAACAGTGAAATCCACCTAGACCGCCGCCTGTACGAAAAGCGCGTGTTCCCCTCGATCCAGCTCAACCGCAGCGGCACCCGCCGCGAGGAACTGCTGCTGGCCCCCGAGATCCTGCAAAAGACCCGCATCCTGCGCCAGTTCATGTACAACATGGACGAGATCGAGTCCATGGAAATGGTGCTCAAGAGCATGCGCGCCACCAAGACCAACGTCGAGTTCTTCGACATGATGCGCCGCGGCGGCTGATCCGGCTCCAAGTCCTTGATTTAATTGTATAATCGAGGGCTTTTTGCGGAAAGTAGGCTGGACGGTCCGGCCCGGCTCCCGCAGCTGACTCAAGGAAGATCATGAAAGAAGGCATTCACCCCAATTACCGCGAAGTGCTCTTCGTGGACCTGTCCAACGGTTTCAAGTTCGTGACCCGTTCCTGCGTGAACACCAAGGAAATGGGCAAGACGGACGACGGCCGCGAGCTGCCGCTGTTCAAGCTGGACACCTCCAGCGAATCGCATCCGTTCTACACCGGCACGCAGAAGTCGGTCAACGACATGGGTGGCCGCGTCGACAAGTTCTTCAAGAAGTTCGGCAAGCCCGCGGGCAAGACCGAAGAAGCCGGCAAGACCGCTGCCTGATAGGCCGCGCTCCGCCAGAGCCAGGGCAGCCCGGGTCACCGCGCTGCCCTTTTTGTTGGTCCGTCGCGCCCGCCGCCGGTGGATCGCCCCCCGATACAGGGGCTCATAATTCCCCGCGTGAACCAGCCTACCCCTGCCATCGTGACCCAGACCGCCGTGCGCCGATTGCCGCGGCTGGCCCTGGTGCTGTTCTGCCTTGCCTACGTCTTGCCCGGCTTCATCGGCCGCGAGCCCTGGAAAAATGCCGACATGACGGCGTTTGGCTACATGGCCGAACTGGCCTCTGGCGCGGCCCACTGGCTCAGCCCCACGCTGTTGGGCCAACCCCCTGAGTTCGACGCGCTGCTGCCCTACTGGCTCGGCGCCTGGGCGATTCAGCTCGCCCCCCCTTGGGTACCGGGTGATTTCGCGGCACGCATCCCGTTTGCGCTGTTGCTGGCACTGACCCTGGTGGCGACCTGGTATGGCGTCTACTACCTCGCCCGCAGCCCCCAGGCCCAGCCCGTCACCTTTGCATTTGGCGGCGAAGCCCAACCGACCGACTATGCCCGCGCCATGGCCGACGGCGGGCTGCTGGCGCTGATTGCCTGCCTGGGCCTGGCACAGCTCTCCCACGAAACCACGCCCGCGCTGGCACAGGTGGGGTTCACCGCGCTGAGTTTCTATGCGCTGGCCGCCACCCCCTGGCGAACCTGGCAACCCGCGGTGGGCCTGGTGGCCGGCCTCGCGGGGCTGGCGCTCAGCGGCGCCCCCACCATGGCCCTGCTGTTTGCCGCGGGAGGAGCCACGCTGTCGCTGCTGGACCCATCGCCCGAGGCCGACGTGAGGGCGCGCAGCCGCCGCTGGGCCGGCTTCGTCCTGCTCGTGGCCGTTGGCGTGGCCGCACTGGCCTGGACGCTCGATGCCTTCCACTGGCGCGTCGGCCAGCCATCGGGCGACTGGCGCAGCCTGGCGCGGCTGCTGCTGTGGTTCACCTGGCCTGCCTGGCCCCTGGCCTGCTGGACCCTGTGGCGCTGGCGCCGCCAGCTCGGCAGCCGGCACGTGGCCCTGCCACTGGTCTTTGTCGCGGCCTCCCTGATCACCACGCTGGTCACGCCGTCGTCCGACCGCTCCCTGCTGCTGGGCCTGCCCGCGCTGGCCGCGCTGGCCGCCTTCGCGCTGCCCACGCTACAACGCAGCGTCGCCGCCTTGATCGACTGGTTCACCCTGCTGTTCTTCAGCGGCTGCGCGCTGGTGATCTGGGTGGTCTGGATCGCCATGCAGACGGGCGTGCCCGCCAAGCCGGCCGCCAATGTTGCCCGGCTGGCCCCGGGCTTCGTGCCCAGTTTCTCCATGCTGGCCTTCGTGGTCGCGCTCGCGGCCACCCTCTGCTGGGCGTGGCTGGTGCACTGGCGGGCTGGCCGGCATCGCGCCGCGATCTGGAAAAGCCTGGTGCTGCCGGCCGGCGGCGCGGCGCTGTGCTGGCTGCTGCTGATGACGCTGTGGATGCCATTGCTGGACTACGCGCGTGGCTACACGCCGCTTGTCAGGCAGGTGGTCCGGCAGACGGGCGGGGCCGACTGCCTTGAAGTCCATGGCCTGAGCCGTGGCCAGATCGCCGCCCTGCAGTACCACAGCCGGCTCAAGTTACGCCCCGTCGGACTGACGCCCACCTGTTCCTGGCTCGTGGTGGGCGCCAGTTCCCTTGACGCATTGACCCTTGCCCTGGACATGCGGCGCTGGGCGCTGCAGGCCAACCTGCACCCTCCGGCCGACGCGGCCGACAACGTCCTGCTGTTCAGGCGCAACAGCCCGTGATAATGACTGCATGGCCAAATTGATCGTCCGCCCCACGGCGTCAGCCGACATTGCGCCACTGCTGCGTCTGCAGGCGCATGTCTACCCGAGCATCGCTCCCTGGAAACAGGACCAGCTCGCCCATCAGATCGAACTCTTTCCCGAGGGCCAGCTGGTCGCCGAGCTCGATGGCCGGATCGTCGGCTGCGCCAGTTCGCTGGTGATCCTCTGGGATGAATGGGCCGACGAACACACCTGGAGTGAAATCACCGCCTCGGGCACGTTCGACACCCACACCCCCCAGGGACTCACGCTCTACGGCGCCGAGGTCTTCGTCGACCCGCGCCTGCGTGGCAAACGCGTGGGCCACATGCTGTATGAGGGGCGCCGCAAACTGTGCAAGCAGCTGAACCTGCGGCGCATCATCGCCTGCGGCCGCCTGCCCGGCTATGCGGCCGTGGCCGACCAGATGTCGATCGAGCTGTACGCCAGGAAGGTGCTGTGGGGCGATCTGTTCGACCCCGTGCTGAGCTTCCAGTTACGCGAGGGATTCAGGTACTGCGGTATCATGAAAAACTATCTGCCGGATGACCATGAATCCAGTGGCCATGCGTCACTGATCGTCTGGATCAATCCGGACTATGACCCGTCGCAGGGCACCGCGCTTCAACGCGCTGCAAGCGGCGCAACGGAGTCGCCCCCATGAGCCAGCAACACCCCGACCTTGCCAAGGACCCGGCGCACAAGCCCACCCAGAACACGGTGCGCATCGCGGCGGTGCAGTACCTCCTTCGCTCCATCAACGACTGGAACGGTTTCGAGAACCAGGTGCGCTTCGTCATGAAGGCCGCGGGCGACTACAAGCCGCAGTTCGTGGTGTTTCCCGAGATCTTCACGACCCAGTTGCTGTCCTTCATGGACACCAGCGATCTGCGCCGCGCGGTGCGCAACATGAACGACTACACCTCGCGGTACGTGGACCTGTTCACCGAGCTGGCCGCGCACTGGGGGGTTCACATTGTCGGCGGCAGCCACCCCACCATCACCGATGGCCAGTTGCTCAACACCGCCTACCTGTTCACCCCCGGTGGCAAGGTGTTCACCCAGGACAAGATCCACCTGACCCGCTGGGAAAAGGAGAAATGGAAAGGCGACCCGGGGCACCACCTGCGCGTGTTCGACACCCCGCACGGGCGCATCAGCATCCTGATCTGCTATGACATCGAGTTCCCCGAACTCTCGCGCAAGGTCTGCGAACAAGGGGCCGACATCATCTTCGTGCCGTCATGCACCGACGACCGCCAGGGCTTCTGGCGGGTGCGCTACTGCTGCCATGCGCGCGCGATTGAAAATCAGGTCTACGTGGCGGTGACGGGCACCGTGGGCAACCTGGCCGTGGAAGGTCTGGGCCTGCATTTCGGCCAGGCCGCCATCATCACTCCCTCGGATTTTCCGTTCGCGCGGGACGGCATCGCCGCCGAGGGCGTGCCCAACATGGAGCAGATCGTGATTGCCGACGTGGACCTGGGCAAGCTCATCAGCAACCGCGTCAACGGCACCACCATCCCGCTGTATGACAAGCGGATCGACGTCTACGACAATGATGTCGAGGTGATCACGACGCGCTGACCCCGGCCTCCACCGCAGCAGGCGGGGCCGGCGCCACCACGGCGCGCACACGGCTGGCCGGAAACAGCAGTGTGAAGGTGGACCCTGAACCCGGGGTGCTGCTGACCTTCAGTTCGGCGCCATGGCGCTGCATCACGTGCTTGACGATGGCCAGGCCCAGGCCGGTGCCACCGGTCTCGCGCGAGCGGCTGCGGTCCACGCGGTAGAAGCGCTCGGTCAGGCGCGAGAGGTGCTCGGCCGCAATGCCGGGGCCCGTGTCGCGCACCGTGAACTCTCCCCGACCGTCGCCCAGAATCTGCCAGCCCGCCTCGATCCGCCCGCCCGCGGGCGTATAGCGGATGGCGTTGCTCAGCAGGTTGGACATGGCGCTGAGCAGCTCGCTGGGCGAACCCGCCAGTTCGGCAGCGGGCGCCTTGGTGAAATGCATCTCGTGCGGCCGGGTGGGCGCGAGCAGGGCAGACAGAGAGCGCCCCTCCTGCTCGCACTGGCTGAGCAGCACCGCCAGGGGCGTCCATTCGGCACTGCCCGGGGGCGGGCTGCCCTCCAGCCGCGAAAGCGTCAGCAGGTCATTGACCAGGGTCTGCATGCGGTGGGCCTGCTGCGCCATCAGGCCCAGATAGCGCCGCCTGTCGTCCTCATCCAGCGGCAGGTTCTGCAGCGTTTCCACGAAACCCGCGAGCACCGTCAGCGGCGTGCGGATCTCATGCGACACATTGGCCACAAAGTCACGCCGCATGGCTTCCGCCTGCTCCACGGCCGTCACATCACGGCTGAGCAGGAGCCGGCGGTTGCCTTCGTAGGGGTGGACCTGCACCGACAGCCGCACCGGCGACGACGCCGCCGCGGCGCCGCTGAGCACCACGTCGCGGCTGTAGTTCCAGGAGGCCAGGTAGGCCGCGAATGCCGGCTCGCGCACCAGGTTGCCGATGTACTGAAGATGGTCACGTTGGGCGTCAATGCCGAAATGCGTGGCCGCGGTCTGGTTGCACCATTCGATGCGGGCCTTCTCGTCCAGCAGCACCACGCCGTTGGGTGAATTTTCCAGTGCCACCAGAAACTCCTGCAAACGCGCCTCGCTCAACCGCGCGCGGCTTTCGCGCTCGCGCAGCAGCCGGGCGATCCGCTGAACCAGTTCCCCCCACAGGCCGCCGCCCGGGGAGGCCAGTGACGGCACGGCGTCGGCCCGCAAGGCGGCCATCAGGCGATGGGCCCGCCAGTAGTCGAATGCCAGCCGGGCCACCACCACCACAAGCGCGCCCAGCGCCGCGTATTCAACACCAAAAATCTGCCAGGCCCCCGCCGCAACTGCACAGGCCGCTATCAAAAGAAGAGCAAAGCGGATGATCATGGCCCTACGTTAGCACGGCCTCCCGGCCACACCCTCACACCTGGGCGGTCAGCCGGTAACCCGCTCCGCGCACGGTCTCCACCATGGTGCCCGCGGCCCCCAGGGACTCGCGCAGCCGCTTGACATGCACGTCAACCGTGCGCTCCTCGATAAAGACATGGTCACCCCAGATCTTGTCCAGCAGCTGGGAGCGGCTGTGCACGCGCTCGGAGTGCTTCATGAGGTAGTGCAGCAACTTGAATTCCGTCGGGCCGACCTTGAGGGCCTGGCCCTGCCAGGACACGCGGTGGGTGGCCGCGTCCAGCGTGAGCGCGCCAATGGCCACGCTGTCACTCACCTGCTCCGGCGCGCGGCGGCGCAGCACGGCGCGGATGCGCGCCAGCATTTCCTGGGTGGAGAACGGCTTGGTGATGTAGTCATCCGCGCCGGCATCCAGGCCCGCAACGCGGTCGGGTTCGTCGCCACGCGCGGTCAGCATCAGGATGGGAATGCCACGGGTGCGCGCGTCGGCACGCCATTTCTTGGCCAGCACAATGCCGCTCTGGCCCGGCAGCATCCAGTCCAGCAGGATCACGTCGGGCAGCACGGCGTCCATTTCGCGCTGGGCCGAGACGCCATCTTCGGCCCAGACCGGCTGGAAGCCGTTGTGGCGCAGGTTGACGGCAATCAGCTCGGCAATGGGCGATTCGTCTTCAACAATCAGGACGCGGGGCTGCAGGCTCATTGGGAAACAGGGAACAAACTCATTGAACCGCGGATTCAACGTTTTCCATGGTCGTGTGACGCACATCGGCGCCCTTGACGATGTAGATGATGAATTCTGCAATGTTTTTGGCGTGGTCGCCAATGCGCTCGATGGCCTTGGCCAGGAACAACAGGTCCAGGCTGGCGGAGATGGTGCGCGGGTCTTCCATCATGTAGGTGATGAGCTTGCGCACGAAGCCGTCGAACTCCTTGTCGATCAGGTCATCTTCCTTGAGGATGGACACGGCCGTGGTGGTGTCAAGGCGCGCGAACGCGTCCAGCGCCTTGCGCAGCAGGGCCGAAGCCATGTCGGCCGCGACGCGCAGCTCGGATGATGGCAGCGACCGCGAAGAACCACTCTCGATGATCGATTTGACCATGCGCGCGATCTTTTCAGCCTCGTCGCCCACCCGCTCGAGGTTGGCCGTTGTCTTGGAGATGGCGATCAGCAGGCGCAGATCGCGCGCCGTCGGCTGGCGCCGCGCGATGATGGATGACAGCTCGCGGTCAATGTCCACTTCCATGGCATTGACGCGGGCCTCGGTTTCCATGACCTGGCCGGCCACCTCGGCGCTGAACTGCGACAGCGCGTAGATGGCCTGGCGGATCTGGGACTCCACCAGGCCGCCCAGCTCCATCACGCGCGAGGAAACGCCGTTGAGCTCGCTGTCGAACTGGGTGGACAAATGCTTATCGGGCATGGTTGCTCCTGATGATTTTCCAAAATGACTTTCCGGGCAACACGTCGGGACCGGCTTTGCCAGGCAGTTGGTGCTGCCCCCTCAAGGGGGAGGCGGCCGCAGGCCGCTTCGGGGCTGTCATCCGAATCTTCCGGTGATGTAGTCTTCGGTTTCCTTGCGCTTGGGCTTGAAGAACATCTGTTCTGTCTCGCCAAATTCGACCAGGTCGCCCAGGTACATGTAGGCGGTGTAGTCGCTGCAGCGAGCGGCCTGCTGCATGTTGTGCGTCACGATGACCACGGTGTAGTCGCTCTTGAGCTCGGCAATCAGTTCCTCGATCTTGGCGGTGGAGATCGGGTCCAGCGCCGAGCAGGGTTCGTCAAGCAGCAGGACTTCGGGCTTGATCGCAATGCCGCGAGCGATGCACAGCCGCTGCTGCTGACCGCCCGACAGGCTGGCGCCACTCTGGTGCAGCTTGTCCTTGACCTCGGTCCACAGCGCGGCCTTGCGCAGCGCCCATTCCACGCGCTCCTCCATGTCGGTCGCGCTGAGGTCCTCGAACAGGCGCACGCCAAAGGTGATGTTGTCGTAGATCGACATCGGGAACGGCGTGGGCTTCTGGAACACCATGCCGACCTTGGCGCGGATCAGGGCCACGTCCTGCTTGGAGGTCAGAAGGTTCTCGCCGTCCAGCACCACCTTGCCCTCCGCGCGCTGTTCGGGGTACAGCTCGTACATGCGGTTGAAGATGCGCAGCAGCGTGGATTTGCCGCAACCCGACGGGCCGATGAAGGCCGTCACCTTCTTCTCTGGGATTTCGAGGTTGATGCCCTTGAGGGCATGGAACTTCCCGTAATAGAAGTCCAGGTTCTGGACCGATATCTTGGATGTTTCTGCGTGGGTGGTCAGGGTATTCATGTCGTTTCTTTCGGTCGCGCCACGCGCATCAGGTCTTGTTGCGGGTCAGCACCCGCGCGAGGATGTTCAGCCCCAGGACCGCCAGCGTGATCAGGAACACACCGGCCCAGGCCAGCTGCTGCCAGTTCTCGTAAGGGCTCATTGCAAACTTGAAGATCGTCACCGGCAGGCTGGACATCGGCTCACCGAGGTTGGAAGTCCAGAACTGGTTGTTCAGCGCGGTGAACAGCAGCGGCGCGGTTTCGCCCGCCACGCGGGCCACGGCCAGCAGCACCCCGGTCACCACCCCCGCGCGCGCCGCGCGCAAGGTGATGCTGATAATGACTTTCCATTTGGGCGCGCCCAGAGCGTAGGCGGCCTCGCGCAGGCCGGGCGGCACGAGGTTCAGCATGTTCTCGGTGGTGCGGATCACCACGGGAATCACGATCAGCGCCAGCGCGATCACACCGGCCCAGCCCGAGAAGGTCTTGAACCGCGTCACGATCACCGCATAGACAAACAGGCCGATCACGATGGACGGCGCCGACAGCAGGATGTCGTTGACAAAGCGGGTCACCTCGGCGAGCCAGCCCTTCGGGTCGTATTCGGCCAGGTAAATGCCCGCCATGATGCCCACCGGGGTTCCCACACAGGTGGCCAGCGACACCATCAGGAACGAGCCGTACAGCGAGTTGGCGATCCCGCCCACCTCGTTGGGTGGCGGCGTCGACTGGGTGAAGGTGGCGATGGCAATGCCGCCAATCCCCAGGCGCACGGTCTCAAACAGGATCCACGCCAGCCAGAACAGGCCGAAGGCCATGGCCATCAGCGACAGGGTCAACGCGATCTGGTTGACGCGTTTGCGCGCGTTGTATTTGGTCTGGCGGGTGGCGGCCAGATCGGCCGCCGCCAGAAGCCGTTGTCCGGTACCGGTGCTCATGACTTGGCCCCTTCGTTCTTGCGCAGCTGGGCCAGCAGCAGCTTGGAGAAAGTCAGCACCACGAAGGTGATGAAGAACAGCACCAGGCCCAGGTAGATCAGGGCCGACTGGTGCAGGCCCTCGCCCGCCTCGGCGAACTCGTTGGCCAGCGCCGAGGTGATGCTGTTGGCCGCCTGGAACAGCGACAGGGTGTCCAACTGGTTGAAATTGCCAATGACGAAGGTGACTGCCATGGTTTCGCCCAGCGCGCGGCCCAGGCCCAGCATGATGCCGCCCACCACGCCCGCCTTGGTGTAAGGCAGCACCACCTTGAAAACCACTTCCCAGGTGGTGGCGCCCAGCCCGTAGGCAGACTCCTTGAGCAGCACGGGCGTGACCTCGAAGACATCGCGCATCACCGAGGCAATGAACGGAATCACCATGATGGCCAGGATGATGCCGGCCGAGAGAATGCCGATGCCCACGGGTGGGCCCGACACCAGCGCGCCCAGATAAGGCACGCCGGCAAAAAGACTTTGCAGCGGTTGCTGCACATAGGTGGCCAGGATGGGGCCAAACACCAGCAGGCCCCACATGCCATAGACGATGGAAGGGACCGCGGCCAGCAGCTCAATCGCCGTTCCCAGCGGCCGCTTGAGCCAGGCCGGGGACAGTTCCGTCAGGAACAACGCAATGCCAAAGCTCACTGGCACGGCAATCAGCAACGCGATGAAGGACGTCGCCAGCGTGCCGTAAATCATCACCAGCCCGCCATACTCGTCCTTGACCGGATCCCAGACGCTGCTGGTCAGGAAACCCAACCCATACTTGGCAATGGCCGGCCAGGCCCCCGTGATCAGTGACAGCAGAATGCCGATCAGGAGGCCCAGGGTCACCAGGGCGGCCCCCTTGGCGGCCCAGCCAAAGAGCCGGTCAGCCAGGGAGCCGGCCCGCGCGGGCCTAACAGGAGGAGGAGTGGTCATGTCGCGCACCGGCCCCTTGCCGGCAACCGTGCCGGCGAGGTGAAAAGGAGCCTCTTTGGCGGGAAGTGTAGAGGACACGCTGGAGGCCCTTCAGGTCGGTTGGCGAAAGTGGCTTACTTGTAGGCGACGGTCTTGCCCGAGCCGTCCTTGATGCCATCCCAGGCCTTGGCGATCTGGGCCTTCACCACGTCGGGCATCGGCACGTAGTCAAGGTCGTCGGCGGTCTTGTCGCCATTCTTGTAGGCCCACTCGAAGAACTTCAGCGAAGCGGTGGCCTGGGCCGGCTTGTCCTGGGTCTTGTGCATCAGGATGAAGGTGGCACCGGTGATGGGCCAGGAATCCTTGCCGGGCTGGTTGGTGAGGATCTGGTAGAAGCTCTTGGCCCAGTCGGCACCGGCAGCGGCGGCCTTGAAGGCCTTGTCGTCAGGCGACACGAAGTTGCCTTCGGCGTTCTGCAGCTGTGCGTAGGTCAGCTTGTTCTGCTTGACGTACGCGTATTCGAGGTAGCCGATGGAGTTGGGCAGGCGACCGACAAACGCGGCCACGCCTTCATTGCCCTTGCCACCCGCACCCACGGGCCAGTTCACGGCGGTGCCCACGCCCACCTTCTCGCTCCACTCCTTGTTCACCTTGCTCAGGTAGTTGGTGAAGATGAAGCTGGTGCCCGAGCCGTCAGCGCGGCGCACGGGGGCAATGGCGGCATCCGGCAGGGCCAGCGAGCCATT encodes:
- the pstS gene encoding phosphate ABC transporter substrate-binding protein PstS codes for the protein MNMKFRFATLALVAAATMSYAGIAGAQSKEVTGAGASFPAPLYSKWAADYNKATGVRINYQSVGSGAGIKQIDAKTVDFGASDMPLKDEDLTSKGLMQFPTVIGGVIPVVNIKGIAPGQLKLNGQVLGDIYLGKITKWNDPAIKALNGSLALPDAAIAPVRRADGSGTSFIFTNYLSKVNKEWSEKVGVGTAVNWPVGAGGKGNEGVAAFVGRLPNSIGYLEYAYVKQNKLTYAQLQNAEGNFVSPDDKAFKAAAAGADWAKSFYQILTNQPGKDSWPITGATFILMHKTQDKPAQATASLKFFEWAYKNGDKTADDLDYVPMPDVVKAQIAKAWDGIKDGSGKTVAYK